A single Scleropages formosus chromosome 4, fSclFor1.1, whole genome shotgun sequence DNA region contains:
- the LOC108932844 gene encoding reticulon-1-A-like isoform X5: MEDNAEISSTTPHVGEHQLGEDRRVAEPSSDFAPASRFEDREALSKYEEDILDLAGGAQEAIERHRQSDTPVSHDFSAFDSSGQVEEPEEDTLMNAGRGFGDSLGGRTPTEGFGEAVSSEPETSPPGPASTGKEPRSASPPPMVDLLYWRDVKTTGVVFGAALFLLLSLTVCSIISVCSYVALALLSVTITFRIYKGILQAVQKSDEGHPFKVYLEQDVALSEDLVHKYSDVTLVHINSILKELRRLFLVEDLVDSLKFAVLMWILTYVGALFNGLTLLILGLIAVFSCPVIYERHQKQIDHYLALARNQMKDVVGKIQAKIPGMKPKTE, translated from the exons ATGGAAGACAACGCGGAAATATCTTCCACGACCCCTCACGTAGGTGAGCACCAGCTTGGGGAAGACCGGCGGGTGGCGGAGCCGAGCTCGGATTTCGCGCCGGCGAGCCGGTTCGAGGACCGCGAAGCCCTGTCCAAGTACGAGGAGGACATCCTGGACCTGGCCGGCGGTGCGCAGGAAGCCATCGAGCGCCACAGACAGTCCGACACCCCGGTGTCACACGACTTCTCAGCATTCGACTCCTCCGGCCAAGTCGAGGAGCCTGAGGAGGACACGCTAATGAACGCCGGCAGAGGCTTCGGCGACTCCCTGGGAGGACGAACCCCCACTGAGGGGTTCGGAGAAGCGGTGTCGTCGGAACCAGAAACATCCCCGCCGGGTCCGGCGAGTACCGGGAAGGAGCCACGATCCGCCTCGCCGCCGCCCA TGGTGGACCTCTTGTACTGGCGCGATGTCAAGACGACGGGCGTGGTGTTCGGCGCCgccctcttcctgctgctctccctGACCGTGTGCAGCATCATCAGCGTGTGCTCCTACGTGGCCCTGGCCCTGCTCTCGGTCACCATCACGTTCAGGATATACAAGGGCATCCTGCAGGCCGTCCAGAAATCTGATGAAGGACATCCCTTCAA GGTCTACCTGGAGCAGGACGTGGCTCTGTCCGAGGACCTGGTCCACAAGTACAGCGACGTGACCCTGGTGCATATCAACAGCATCCTGAAGGAGCTGCGGCGCCTCTTCTTGGTGGAAGATCTGGTGGATTCCCTCAAG TTCGCTGTGCTCATGTGGATCCTGACATACGTCGGTGCCTTGTTCAACGGCCTCACTCTGCTCATCCTTG GTCTCATTGCGGTGTTCAGCTGCCCAGTTATTTATGAAAGACACCAG AAACAAATTGACCATTACTTGGCCCTGGCAAGAAACCAAATGAAAGATGTTGTTGGAAA GATCCAGGCCAAGATTCCTGGGATGAAGCCCAAGACCGAGTGA